A single genomic interval of Streptomyces sp. BA2 harbors:
- a CDS encoding ABC transporter permease, whose translation MSTTAVLRSEWIKIKSVRASLGSLIAVFVATVAITVLAFAAVGTAEADNAGYEPLFGAFYALNFGQIAAISFGTTAMSSEYVNGALRISLSAVPRRGLFYGAKVAVVGALALGVGVLTSFVGFLTGQAFLGEYAIGLGHDGAVRACVGGGIYLALMALLAAGLTMLLRSGVAVLSILIPFTLIVSFVVGDVAGGVADFLPDRAGQQVLHENPSGTLGPWAGLAVSAAWAGAALLAGWWAVRRRDA comes from the coding sequence ATGTCGACGACCGCCGTGCTCCGCTCGGAGTGGATCAAGATCAAGTCGGTGCGTGCCAGCCTCGGTTCACTCATCGCCGTGTTCGTGGCCACCGTCGCCATCACCGTGCTCGCGTTCGCCGCGGTCGGCACGGCGGAGGCGGACAACGCCGGCTACGAACCGCTCTTCGGAGCCTTCTACGCGCTCAACTTCGGCCAGATCGCCGCCATCAGCTTCGGTACGACCGCGATGTCGTCCGAGTACGTGAACGGCGCGCTGCGGATCTCGCTCTCCGCGGTGCCGCGCAGAGGGCTCTTCTACGGGGCCAAGGTCGCGGTGGTGGGCGCGCTGGCCCTCGGCGTGGGGGTCCTCACCAGCTTCGTCGGCTTCCTGACCGGCCAGGCGTTCCTGGGGGAGTACGCCATCGGCCTGGGCCATGACGGTGCCGTCCGGGCGTGCGTCGGCGGAGGCATCTACCTCGCGCTCATGGCACTGCTCGCCGCGGGCCTGACCATGCTGCTGCGCAGCGGCGTCGCCGTACTGAGCATCCTCATCCCGTTCACTCTGATCGTGTCCTTCGTGGTCGGGGACGTGGCGGGCGGCGTCGCGGACTTCCTGCCGGACCGGGCGGGACAGCAGGTGCTCCACGAGAACCCGTCCGGAACTCTCGGGCCGTGGGCGGGACTTGCCGTCAGCGCGGCGTGGGCGGGCGCCGCGCTGCTCGCGGGCTGGTGGGCGGTGCGGCGGCGCGACGCGTGA